In one window of Candidatus Microthrix subdominans DNA:
- a CDS encoding thermonuclease family protein, producing MKRLALVLALVATITTVATVRAGGGSQPRFSGPGVAQVRTVADGDTIDVSLNGHTERVRLLGIDTPETVDPRRPVGCFGPEASHETKTMLPSGTWVRLERDAELRDRYGRLLAYVTRLPDEVSVNEHLLANGFADTLRIGPNKAYVGDYAAARNRARAERIGAWGACPHPFA from the coding sequence GTGAAGCGGCTCGCCCTGGTCCTCGCTCTCGTTGCGACCATCACCACCGTTGCCACCGTCCGCGCCGGCGGGGGCTCCCAGCCCCGCTTCTCCGGCCCCGGCGTCGCCCAGGTGCGCACCGTGGCCGACGGCGACACGATCGACGTCAGCCTCAACGGACACACCGAACGGGTACGCCTGCTCGGCATCGACACCCCAGAGACGGTCGACCCGCGCCGCCCGGTCGGCTGTTTCGGCCCGGAGGCCAGCCACGAAACCAAGACGATGCTGCCGAGCGGCACCTGGGTTCGGCTGGAACGCGATGCTGAGCTGCGCGACCGCTATGGACGGCTCCTCGCGTACGTCACCCGGCTGCCCGACGAGGTGTCGGTCAACGAGCACCTGTTGGCCAACGGGTTTGCCGACACGTTACGGATCGGTCCCAACAAGGCCTACGTGGGCGACTACGCCGCCGCCCGCAACCGGGCGCGGGCCGAACGCATCGGTGCATGGGGTGCCTGTCCCCATCCATTTGCGTGA
- a CDS encoding ChbG/HpnK family deacetylase, producing MSELCEAMGRSADDRLVIFTVDGLGRSHAANAGVYSALRRGLATSAGLMVPAPWARHAAARYRGEQVGLLLTLIAESDLYRWGPLTSAPSLLDGDGGFPRTLEDLWDHADLDEVYREAHAQIERAILWGFDISYLSSHLGAMERRSEFFGVYLELAEEYRLPVRLPSAKDQRNLGVPLSSLAAQAGVLTPDHVVAVRGGSARRTIEGALAALEPGVTELRLRPALDTPELRALGDDWADRVGDLDVVMDADISVLMQRAGAKPIGWADLRRAMGRRNGVHRG from the coding sequence GTGAGCGAACTCTGTGAGGCGATGGGACGGTCGGCCGACGACCGGTTGGTGATCTTCACCGTCGATGGGCTGGGCCGTAGCCATGCCGCCAACGCCGGGGTGTACTCGGCGCTGCGCCGAGGGTTGGCGACGTCGGCGGGCCTGATGGTGCCCGCCCCGTGGGCCCGGCACGCTGCGGCGCGCTACCGGGGCGAGCAGGTTGGCCTGCTGCTCACGTTGATCGCCGAGTCCGACCTGTACCGCTGGGGCCCGTTGACCAGCGCCCCGTCGCTGCTCGACGGCGACGGCGGGTTTCCCCGGACCCTCGAGGACCTGTGGGACCACGCCGACCTCGACGAGGTGTACCGGGAGGCCCACGCCCAGATCGAACGGGCCATCCTGTGGGGCTTCGACATCTCGTATCTGTCGTCGCACCTCGGGGCGATGGAGCGACGCAGCGAGTTCTTTGGCGTGTACCTGGAACTGGCCGAGGAGTACCGCCTGCCCGTGCGCCTGCCGTCGGCGAAGGACCAGCGCAACCTGGGGGTGCCCCTCAGTAGCCTGGCCGCCCAGGCGGGTGTGCTCACCCCCGATCACGTGGTGGCGGTGCGCGGCGGGTCGGCCCGGCGCACGATCGAGGGAGCCCTGGCGGCCCTGGAACCCGGGGTGACCGAGCTGCGGCTTCGACCGGCGCTGGACACGCCCGAGCTGCGGGCCCTCGGCGACGACTGGGCCGACCGGGTGGGCGACCTGGACGTGGTGATGGACGCCGACATCTCGGTGCTCATGCAGCGGGCCGGCGCCAAACCGATCGGCTGGGCCGACCTGCGCCGGGCGATGGGCCGTCGCAACGGCGTCCACCGGGGCTGA
- a CDS encoding amidase: MTDAPWTGDASSLVEAFRSGERSPAEEMEATIEAAEGTALNCFSHLDAEQALAKASLADVSKPFGGVPLGVKELDHYAGWPATQASLLYADEMATDTSINVARTEERGGAVPFGLTTASEFGGLNVSNTRLNGITGNAWNADATPGGSSGGSATAVAAGICALATGGDGGGSIRIPAAFCGLPGLKTTAGRIPRGPNASVHPMTVVNGVLARSVRDLARHLDVASGYDPADPYSLPRRDGWEANLGSYGEAMRGRRAVIAPDLGVATVNPEVARRVREAGEALAADAGLELVDVPVELPGLGLEWAMGNLCHLRHELGDDWRDKLAELTAATAFGLEMADSAMDLDTMGAAEAARTRANATLAALFDQVDFIISATNPDTAFPARLEVNTRVAGEKVDLGNNGALTIPYNIVGNPAVTIPIEQLDGLPVGMQVATRHHAEELLLDLAATAESQCPWPLVAPGAPV, from the coding sequence ATGACCGACGCACCGTGGACCGGGGATGCCAGCTCGCTCGTCGAAGCCTTCCGATCGGGGGAGCGTTCCCCCGCCGAGGAGATGGAGGCGACGATCGAAGCGGCGGAGGGCACGGCACTCAACTGCTTCAGCCACCTCGACGCCGAACAGGCGCTCGCCAAGGCGTCGCTGGCCGATGTGTCCAAGCCTTTCGGTGGGGTGCCGCTGGGGGTCAAGGAGCTCGATCATTACGCCGGCTGGCCCGCTACCCAGGCCAGCCTGTTGTACGCCGACGAGATGGCCACCGACACGTCGATCAACGTGGCCCGCACCGAGGAGCGCGGCGGGGCGGTGCCCTTCGGGCTGACCACCGCCAGCGAGTTTGGCGGCCTCAACGTATCCAACACCCGGCTGAACGGCATCACCGGCAACGCTTGGAACGCCGACGCCACGCCAGGGGGCAGCTCTGGCGGATCGGCAACGGCTGTGGCGGCGGGCATCTGTGCGCTGGCGACCGGTGGCGACGGCGGCGGTTCGATCCGCATCCCCGCCGCCTTCTGCGGCCTGCCCGGCCTGAAGACGACCGCCGGTCGCATCCCGAGGGGACCCAACGCCTCGGTGCACCCGATGACCGTCGTCAACGGCGTGCTGGCCCGCTCGGTGCGCGATCTGGCCCGCCACCTGGACGTCGCCTCCGGCTACGACCCCGCCGACCCCTACTCGCTGCCCCGCCGCGATGGCTGGGAAGCCAACCTGGGCAGCTATGGAGAGGCGATGCGGGGCCGCAGGGCCGTGATCGCGCCCGACCTGGGCGTGGCGACGGTCAACCCCGAGGTGGCCCGCCGGGTGCGCGAGGCCGGCGAGGCGTTGGCCGCCGACGCCGGCCTGGAGCTCGTCGACGTTCCGGTGGAGCTGCCCGGCCTGGGCCTGGAATGGGCGATGGGCAACCTGTGCCACCTGCGCCACGAGCTGGGCGACGACTGGCGGGACAAGCTCGCTGAGCTGACCGCCGCCACCGCGTTTGGCCTGGAGATGGCCGACTCGGCGATGGACCTGGACACGATGGGTGCAGCCGAGGCAGCCCGCACCCGGGCCAACGCCACGCTGGCAGCACTCTTCGACCAGGTGGACTTCATCATCTCGGCCACCAACCCCGATACCGCCTTCCCTGCCCGCCTCGAGGTGAACACCCGGGTGGCGGGCGAGAAGGTCGACCTGGGCAACAACGGCGCCCTCACCATCCCGTACAACATCGTGGGCAACCCGGCGGTGACGATCCCGATCGAACAGCTCGACGGCCTGCCGGTCGGCATGCAGGTGGCCACCCGACACCACGCCGAGGAGCTGTTGTTGGACCTGGCCGCCACCGCCGAGTCCCAGTGCCCATGGCCGCTGGTGGCGCCCGGCGCCCCCGTATAG
- a CDS encoding SCO family protein, translated as MNRPRSHPLASHASAGRQRVVVILAIAGLLLAAGCGSGDEVAAGNEPDSKYSGVVLGEPTNRPQFTLTDLDGNPFDFYEQTDGKLTFLFFGYTNCPDVCPVHMAQLSEILARPGMPSAKVVFVTADPTRDTPKVMEKFLGNFDPEFIGLTGTEEEIRAAEKAAGIPPAQFDTEDGKPDPDGDYTVSHAGQVLAFAPDNRGYTVYPFGTRTSQYSDDIPLLAAIKPVTGSNPDGGSASTGEAGATSTTEPTTQWGGATLGDLTISDARAPEPTGPNGALYFTVTNEGAADRLLGATTQSSPDVQLHETVEDGGATSMKELPDGVEVPAEGTVRLEPGGTHAMLMDVKRVESGSMMPVTLTFEKAGELNVLVPVVPVTEATR; from the coding sequence ATGAACCGCCCGAGATCGCACCCGCTTGCGTCCCACGCATCCGCCGGGCGGCAACGGGTCGTCGTGATCCTGGCGATCGCCGGGCTGCTTCTGGCGGCCGGCTGCGGCTCCGGCGACGAGGTGGCCGCCGGGAACGAACCCGACAGCAAGTACTCCGGGGTCGTGCTCGGCGAGCCGACCAACCGTCCGCAGTTCACCCTGACCGACCTCGACGGCAACCCGTTCGACTTCTACGAGCAGACCGACGGCAAGCTGACCTTCCTGTTCTTCGGCTACACCAACTGCCCGGATGTGTGCCCGGTCCACATGGCCCAGCTGTCGGAAATCCTCGCCCGGCCCGGCATGCCCAGCGCCAAAGTGGTCTTCGTCACCGCCGACCCCACCCGCGACACCCCGAAGGTGATGGAGAAGTTCCTCGGCAACTTCGACCCCGAGTTCATCGGGCTGACCGGCACCGAGGAAGAGATTCGAGCGGCCGAGAAGGCCGCCGGGATTCCCCCAGCCCAGTTCGACACCGAGGACGGCAAACCCGACCCCGACGGTGACTACACCGTGTCTCACGCCGGCCAGGTGTTGGCCTTCGCCCCGGACAACCGGGGCTACACCGTGTACCCGTTCGGCACCCGCACCAGCCAGTACTCCGACGACATCCCCCTTCTGGCGGCGATCAAACCCGTCACCGGGTCGAACCCCGATGGCGGCTCGGCCTCAACCGGCGAGGCCGGTGCCACCTCGACCACCGAGCCGACGACGCAGTGGGGCGGCGCCACCTTGGGCGACCTGACGATCAGCGACGCCCGGGCCCCGGAGCCAACCGGCCCCAACGGCGCGCTGTACTTCACGGTCACCAACGAGGGCGCAGCCGACCGGCTGCTCGGGGCGACGACCCAATCGTCGCCGGACGTGCAGCTTCACGAAACGGTTGAGGATGGCGGCGCCACCTCGATGAAGGAGCTCCCCGACGGCGTGGAGGTGCCCGCCGAGGGCACGGTCCGCCTCGAGCCGGGCGGCACCCATGCGATGTTGATGGACGTCAAGAGGGTGGAGAGCGGCAGCATGATGCCGGTCACCCTCACCTTCGAGAAGGCCGGCGAGCTCAACGTGCTGGTGCCGGTGGTCCCGGTGACCGAGGCGACGCGATGA
- a CDS encoding copper chaperone PCu(A)C, which translates to MSNPSPAPSSPRVSSGTRRLFPLAALVIAGASLAVGCSSDDTTPEAKASSTEVTAESGGTEASVGDLKISNARIGEPAGPNTGMFLSITNDGDTADRLVAVTTGISPEVQLHETVTDGDRTSMQELPSGIDVPAGTTTVLEPGGLHAMFMKVEPLTADEQVPVTLSFDKAGDVEVEVPVIPLTELGGSMGHSDMDSDGADHGGMDHG; encoded by the coding sequence ATGTCCAACCCCTCCCCGGCCCCCTCCTCCCCCCGCGTCAGCTCCGGCACTCGCCGTTTGTTCCCCCTGGCGGCGCTGGTGATCGCCGGCGCGTCGCTGGCGGTCGGTTGCTCCTCGGACGACACGACCCCCGAGGCCAAGGCGTCGAGCACCGAGGTCACCGCCGAGTCCGGCGGGACCGAGGCGAGCGTCGGCGACCTCAAGATCTCCAATGCCCGCATCGGCGAACCCGCCGGACCGAACACCGGGATGTTTCTTTCGATCACCAACGACGGCGACACCGCCGACCGGCTGGTGGCGGTTACCACCGGGATCTCTCCCGAGGTGCAGCTGCACGAGACGGTCACCGATGGTGACCGAACCTCGATGCAGGAACTCCCCTCAGGGATCGACGTGCCCGCCGGCACGACGACCGTCCTCGAGCCGGGCGGGCTGCACGCCATGTTCATGAAGGTCGAGCCGTTGACGGCCGACGAGCAGGTTCCGGTGACGCTGAGCTTCGACAAGGCCGGCGACGTCGAGGTCGAGGTGCCCGTCATCCCCCTCACCGAGCTGGGCGGCTCCATGGGCCACAGCGACATGGACTCCGACGGCGCCGACCACGGCGGCATGGACCACGGCTGA
- a CDS encoding PIG-L family deacetylase has translation MSSDPTSSTSVPGEADSKRSSAGRSDAPVDRRGQPLRLLSIHAHPDDEASKGAGAVRKYVDDGIAATLVCCTGGEAGDILNPAMDRPGIAENLPAIRMVELGRSAQIIGFDRVELLGYSDSGMEGTEANAHPGNFANAPFDEAVGRLVAILRRERPQVVITYGDDQRSYAHPDHLRVYDISLPAIEAAADAGYRPELGGPHEVDKVYSSVWYRKRMEALHLAMGEAGLESPFDEGWRKRWSDFDQDHRVTTLIDVSGYYWVREGALLAHATQIDPNVGFWFGVPDEISDRVEPYDTFVLERSTVGSANGQDGPNGFEGDLFAGLRG, from the coding sequence GTGAGCAGCGATCCGACCAGTTCAACCTCCGTTCCCGGCGAGGCCGATTCCAAGCGATCGTCCGCCGGGCGTAGCGATGCCCCGGTCGACCGGCGGGGGCAGCCGCTTCGTCTGCTGAGCATTCATGCCCACCCCGACGACGAGGCGTCGAAGGGGGCGGGGGCGGTGCGCAAGTACGTCGACGACGGCATCGCCGCCACCCTGGTGTGCTGCACCGGCGGCGAGGCCGGCGACATCTTGAACCCGGCGATGGACCGGCCGGGGATCGCCGAGAACCTGCCGGCGATTCGCATGGTCGAGCTGGGCCGATCGGCCCAGATCATCGGGTTCGACCGGGTGGAGTTGCTCGGCTACAGCGATTCGGGCATGGAAGGAACGGAGGCCAACGCACACCCCGGCAACTTCGCCAACGCCCCCTTTGACGAGGCGGTCGGGCGGCTGGTGGCCATCCTGCGACGCGAACGGCCCCAGGTGGTGATCACCTACGGCGACGACCAGCGCTCATACGCCCATCCCGACCACCTCCGGGTGTATGACATCTCCCTGCCCGCCATCGAGGCCGCCGCCGACGCCGGCTATCGCCCCGAGCTGGGCGGCCCACACGAGGTCGACAAGGTGTATTCCTCGGTGTGGTACCGCAAGCGCATGGAGGCGCTGCACCTGGCGATGGGGGAGGCCGGCCTGGAGTCACCCTTCGACGAGGGCTGGCGCAAGCGCTGGTCGGACTTCGACCAGGACCATCGGGTGACCACGCTGATCGACGTGTCGGGCTACTACTGGGTGCGCGAGGGCGCACTGTTGGCCCACGCCACCCAGATCGACCCCAATGTGGGGTTCTGGTTCGGGGTTCCCGATGAGATCTCCGACCGGGTCGAGCCCTACGACACGTTCGTGCTCGAACGATCCACCGTTGGATCTGCGAACGGTCAGGACGGGCCGAACGGATTTGAGGGCGACCTGTTCGCCGGATTGCGGGGTTGA